TGTTCACCAATGATCTGCGCCCGCGCGCGCACATCAAGCGCGGACCGGACGCGCTGCTGCTGACCAAGGTCCGCCAGGGCGCCACGCTCGGCGCGGGTGTGGTCGTGGTGTGCGGCACGGAGATCGGCGAGCACTCGTTCGCCGCCGCCGGTGCGGTGGTGGCGCGTGACGTGCCCGCGCACGCTTTTGTCGCGGGCAATCCGGCGCGGCAGAAGGGCTGGGTGTGCGAATGCGGTGAGCCGCTGGACGCCGCGTTGACCTGCGCCGGGTGCCAGTCGGTCTACGAACACCGCGACGACGACCGCGGCCTGCGGCGGCGAACGGCATGAGGGGCGCGCGGCAGGCGGCACTGTCGGGAACCGTGCTGGTCACGCTCGCGTGCTCGCCTGCCGCGCCCACCGTGCCACCGCCACCGGTGACCACCAGCAGTCCCGCACCGGCGAACTTCGCCGCGGTGCCTTGGGAAGGCGGCCCGGAGTACTACGCCGCGTTCGGCAAGGCCGCCGAAGCGGGCTGGGCGGATCCGTCGTTCTTCCCGATCGGTGTGTGGTTCGAGTCGGTGCTCGAACCGAAGGACACCGAGCTGGACAAGGCCGCGGGCATCAACACCTACTTCGAACTGACCTCGAACAGCTCGCTGCCGCTGGTGCGCGAGGCCGGGATGCACGCGTTTCCCAGCGGCCCCAACGCCGAAGCCGGGGCGGAA
The genomic region above belongs to Amycolatopsis sp. YIM 10 and contains:
- a CDS encoding acyltransferase — encoded protein: MTEVRVHPSGLCESDQVGAGTRVWAFAHVLPGARIGKNCNICDGAFVEDGAVLGDNVTVKNATLVFRGVTCENDVFLGPNVVFTNDLRPRAHIKRGPDALLLTKVRQGATLGAGVVVVCGTEIGEHSFAAAGAVVARDVPAHAFVAGNPARQKGWVCECGEPLDAALTCAGCQSVYEHRDDDRGLRRRTA